The DNA sequence GAATATCTTCGGCTTCTGTCCCCCCCGGCTCACTTGTCCCTGCGCGGCACTACGACAATCCCGGATTCCGTCACCGTGTATCCTTTGCGCTGGTCCTCTGCATGGTCGTAGCCGATCACCGAGCCGTCCGGAATCACCACATTCTTGTCGATGATGGCCTTCCGGATCTTGGCATGCCGGCCGACGTTGACGTTTTCGAAGAGGATCGAGTCTTCGACCAGGCTGTAGCTGTTGATCTTGCACATCGGGCCGAGGATCGAGCGCCGGACCATGCTGCCGCTGGTGATGCAGCCGGCGCAGACATAGGAATCGATGTTCTGGCCGCGGCGATCGTCTTCGTCGAATATGGTCTTGGCCGGCGGCAGGTTTCCCTGGTTGGTGAGGATCGGCCACTTGTAGTTGTAGAGGTTCAGCTGCGGCGACACGTTGATGAGGTCCATGTTCGCCTCGTAGTAGGAGTCGAGGGTTCCCACGTCCCGCCAGTAGCCCCGCTCCTCCGCCTTCATGCCGGGGATCACGTTGTCGTTGAAATTGTAGGCGAACACCCGGTCGCCCTTCGCCAGCATCATCGGGATCACGTGTTTGCCGAAATCCAGATCCGCATGGCTTTTCTTGCCTTCCAGCAGGACTTCGATCAGCTTCCGGGTGGGGAAGATGTAATTGCCCATGGAGGCGAAACAGGTCTCGCGCCCCGGTATCCGTTCCGGAACCGCGGGTTTTTCCGTAAAGCCGGTGATCCGGGCATCTTCGTCCACGGAAAAAACCCCGAACCGGCTGGCTTCCTCCACCGGCACTTCCAGGGCGGCAATGGTGATGTCGGCCCGGTTCATCCGGTGGAAGTTGATCATCTGGGTCACGTCCATCTTGTAGATGTGGTCGCCGCCGAAGACTGCCACGTAATCCGCATCCGAGGATTCGACGAAGCGCAGGTACTGGAGGATCGCATCGGCCGTCCCCTTGAACCACTCCTCGCTTTCGCTGCTGGTCTCGGGGGAAATGTCCACGTAGAACTCGCCCAGACCGGTCCATTTGCCCCAGGATTCCCGGATGTGCTTGTTCAGCGAGTAGGCCCGGTACTGGGTGAGGATGTAGACCTTCTTGATACCCGAGTTGAACAGGTTGGAGAGGACGAAGTCGATGATCTTGTATTTCCCGCCAAAGGCGACGCTCGGCTTGGCCCGGCGCAGAGTGAGCGGACTGAGACGCTCCCCCTTCCCGCCGGCCAGAACCATTGCAATGGTATTTCTTCCCACAGTGTCCATGGAATACATTGGTGCATCTCCTTGTGAGGCGGGGTTTTGGCTGGAACTGTTGCCGTATAGTTTGACAAAAACAGCTGCAAATGCAAGAAGAGGCGCCCGGCGTAATCTAATTTCCCTCCTGGCAGCGCACCACCATAACCGTCATATCGTCCGGCAACGGGACTTCCGGCGGCACCAGCGCAACCAGTCGGTCGACCATTTCCCCGGCGCTGGTCGCGCCTGCGAGCTGCCCGGCCAGTGTCCCATGGTCGAGAACCTGCTCGGGCAGGGCATCGATCAGCCCGTCACTGTAGAGAACCAGGGCGTCTCCGGCCCCGAAGGTGACCGTTCCCTCCTGGTAGCCTTCGGTGGAGAACACGCCCAGCGGCAGGCCCCGGGTGGACAGCTCTTCCACCCCGCCGGCTGCGCGGCGCAGAAAAACGAGGCCGTGGCCGCAGTCCACATAGGTCAGGCTCCGCCGGGCCAGATCGAGCTGGCCAAAGAAGAGGGTCACGAAGCTGTCGGAGCTATCCAGATCGTGACGCAGGACTCTTTCAGCCAGTTGCATGGCGACCGCCGGCTGATGCTCCTGGACAACGGCACGCAGGGTCGCCCGCACCGTCGCCATCAGCATGGCCGCCGCCAGCCCCTTGCCCATGACGTCCCCCAGGGTGAGCGTCAGAAGGTCCGGCGCCGTCTGCTGCCAGTCGTAGAAGTCGCCGGCGACCTGGTAGGCCGACTGACAGCGGGCAGCGATTTCAAAACCGGCGACGACCGGGGTTTCCTGCGGCAGCAGCTTCGACTGCATCTCGGCAGCAAACTCCAGTTGCGCCTGCAGCCGCAGGCGGCGCTCCTCGCTTTCCCGCAGTTCCTCTTCCGCCTTCTTGCGGTCGGTGATGTCGGTGATGGTCCCGACGTAGCCGACCACCTCGCCCCGGTCGTCCTTTTCGGCCATGACCTGGTTGTACAGCCAGACCCTTCTGCCATCCCGGCGCTGGAAATAATATTCGGCCTTGAACGGATATCCCTTCCGGGCGGTGGCCAACCACTCCTTGACGACGCCGGCCCGGTCCTCCGGGTTGTCCCCCCAGGCCAGGTTCAAACTCAACGCATCGTACCGCGAATATCCCGTGATCTCCATCCACCGGTCATTGACGTACCGGTATTCGCCCTCGGCATCGGTGTAGAAAATGCCGATCGGCGAAGCTTCGGCGAGGGTGTGATACTGCTTTTCGCTCTTGCGGAGGGCCTCCTCGGCCCGCTTGCGCTTTTCGATATCCCGGGCGACCGCGATGGCATAAACCGAATCCTGGAAGACCATCCGGTCGAGGGTGATTTCCGCCGGGAACCAGCTGCCGTCCCGCCGGTGCAGCACCGTCTCCACCAGTGCCCGTTCGCCGTTGCCTTCCCTGCCAGCGCAAATCAGATTCTTCGCCTTCTGGTTGCTCTCGAGGTCCGTCACGTCGAAAATCGACAACATCAGCAGTTCATCACGGCTCCGGCCGAGTTGCCGGCAGGAGGAGTCGTTGACATCGACGATGGTGGCGGAAGGGACCTCGATGAGAAAGATGGCGTCGTTGCTGTGGTCGAGAAAGGCCTTGAACCGCTCCAGTTCCTCCAGCCGCTGCTGCAGCTCGGGGTAATAGCTCTTGCGGATGGAACGCTCGCCGAGGCCGATCAGCTTCTCCCTCAAGTCATCCCCGTTATCCGGGGAGTCAGAGGGATTCTTCATAGATCACCTCAATGTCCCGCCGGTTCGGCCGGCGCGGGTTGGTCATCATGCAGGGGTCTCGCAGGGCCTTGTCGCTGAGCAGGGGCAGATCGCTGCGGCTGACTCCGAGCCGGTTGAGCACCAGATCGAGACCCGCCGCCCTCTTGATCTCTCTGACCTTCTCCAGCAGAGCGTTTTTTTTGGCACTGGGCGTCATGCCGCGCAGGTCGAGCCCCATGGCCTCGGCGATGCGCTCGAAACGCTCGGGGGAAGCGGGAAAGTTGAACTCGATCACGTGATCCAGCAAAATGGCATTGCACTCGCCGTGCGGAGCGTCCTTTTCCCCGCCGAGGCTGTGCGCCATGGCATGAGCGGCGCCCAGGATGGCGTTGGAGAAGGCCAGGCCGGCCAGCAGGCTCCCTTCCATGATCTTGATGCGCAATTCGACGTCCCGCGGATTGCGGATCGAGTCGGCCAGGTGTTTTGAGAGAAGACGAATCGCCTCCAGGGCATGCAGGTCGGTCATGGGGGAACTGGCATTGGAAACGAAGGCCTCGATCCCGTGGGTCAGGGCATCCAGCCCGGTACAGGCGGTGAGGAAAGGATCCATGCTGGTCAGGGTGAGCGGGTCGATCAGGGCCAGATCGGGAACCACAGATTTGCTGATGATGGCGATTTTTATCCTTTCCAGAGAGTCGGTGATGATTGCAAACTGGGACACGTCGGCCGAGGTTCCGCCGGTGGTCGGCACGCAGATCAGCGGCGGCATCGGCAGCTGCACCTGGTCCACCCCCTTGAACAGCAGGATATGCTTTTTGTTGGAGCTGACGATCCCGATCCCCTTGGCGCAATCGATCGGGCTGCCGCCCCCCACCGCGACGATGGCATTGCATTTCTCCGCCTGATAGCGTTCGGCCCCGGCCATGACCTGCTCGGCCCGCGGATTGGGGGAGACGTCGGTGAACAGGGCGAAGGAAAGACCTTCCGCCTCCAGGCTCGCCGTCACATCCCCGGTCCAGCCGGCCGCGACCACACCCGGGTCGGAAACGACCAGGACCTTTCGGCCCCCCAGGTTCCTGGCGTAACGGCCGGCCAGGCTCCGGGCGCCCACCCCGAAAATATATTCCGGGGCAACAAATTTCCTCAGTTCGAATTCGCCTTGCATACGATTCACTCCTCGAAGCCCACACCAACGGCGGATGGCCGAACTGTCTCCCGCCGAGGACTGGCTTCGCTTCGAGTCAGAACTTTTTTATATGTGAATTATAGCCCTCATGCCGGTTTCGCACAAACCGGAGAGCCGGCTACTGATCGCACACGTAAGACAGGGGGCGAAGTGATGGCTGAATGCGGCAGCAGGAAAGTGGGCGCAACGGTAACATTCGGTCGTTTCAACGCCGCCGGCAAAGGCCTTGCCAGCACCAGCGGAAAAGGTTACCCTTGGCTGACTGCTCCCATGGAAGGCGACAGAGGGGTCGGATCCGCTTGTCTGCCATTTTGATGCCTCAGACGATGCGTCGGTTTCAAATACCAAGTTTTACCATTGGTTTTGTTCCCGCGCTGAGCGATAATCAAACGCGCACCAATTGACTGATCGGATGAGTTAGAGACCAGTGAAGCCCTCTGAAGCCCTCAACGTGCATCGCAACGAAATCCGGCAGCTTGTGGAACGGTATCGACTCCGCAACGCTCGGGTGTTCGGGTCTGCCCTCCACGGCAGGGATACCGACGGCAGCGACCTCGACATCCTGGTCGACCCACTACCCGGGACGACGCTATTCGACCTTGGCGGCCTGCAGGTCGATCTTGAGGAGAGGCTGGGGGTTCCGGTTGAGGTTCTCACCCCCGGTGACCTGCCCCTGAAATTTCGCGATCATGTGCTTCAGGAAGCGAAACCGATATGACCGCCAAACAGCGCGAGTTGAGACTATCCGACTTCCTCGAACACGTAATCGAGGCCTCTGCGCTGGCCTGCAGCTACATTGAAGGTATGGATATTGAAGCGTTTCGGGCCGACAAAAAAACCCAGCAGGCCGTGATTCTGAACCTCATGGTCATCGGCGAGGCAGCCACGCAGATCATAAACGAGTATCCGGAGTTTGTTGCGGAACATCCGGAAGTCCCCTGGAGACAGATACGAGGGATGCGTAACCGCATGGCTCACGGTTACTTCGAAATTAACCTGGATATCGTTTGGGATACCGTTCAGGTTTCGATTCCGTCGATGAGGGAGAATGTACAAAAGCTCTTGACGAAGTGATCGTTGGGCGTGGGTCATTCGGTCTGACTCTAGTCATGCTGACCGTAGATCATTAGGCGCTTTCCACCGCGGCTGTCGCTGCAGGCCCCGTCCCCTTGCCAGGGTGACGGGGTTTACATTTTTTCGAAATTGCAGCTGCGGGCAATTTCGATACCCACCTTACCGTCCCCCTTCCACGGCACCGAAGGTGATCGCCGATTCCACCCTCTTAGGCGATATCAATCGACCCGCTTCAAGCCGCAGGACCTCCCCCCGCAGGCGCTGGGACTGGTCGGTATCGTGGGTGGAGATGATGACGGTGACTCCTTCGCCGGGCAGAGCGGCCAGGCAGTTCTCGAAGAGCGGCAGCGACTCCCGGTCGAGACCGGCCGTCGGCTCGTCGAGGAGCAGGACCTTCGGCCGCAGGACCATGGCCCGGGC is a window from the Desulfuromonadales bacterium genome containing:
- the glgC gene encoding glucose-1-phosphate adenylyltransferase, whose protein sequence is MYSMDTVGRNTIAMVLAGGKGERLSPLTLRRAKPSVAFGGKYKIIDFVLSNLFNSGIKKVYILTQYRAYSLNKHIRESWGKWTGLGEFYVDISPETSSESEEWFKGTADAILQYLRFVESSDADYVAVFGGDHIYKMDVTQMINFHRMNRADITIAALEVPVEEASRFGVFSVDEDARITGFTEKPAVPERIPGRETCFASMGNYIFPTRKLIEVLLEGKKSHADLDFGKHVIPMMLAKGDRVFAYNFNDNVIPGMKAEERGYWRDVGTLDSYYEANMDLINVSPQLNLYNYKWPILTNQGNLPPAKTIFDEDDRRGQNIDSYVCAGCITSGSMVRRSILGPMCKINSYSLVEDSILFENVNVGRHAKIRKAIIDKNVVIPDGSVIGYDHAEDQRKGYTVTESGIVVVPRRDK
- a CDS encoding PAS domain S-box protein produces the protein MKNPSDSPDNGDDLREKLIGLGERSIRKSYYPELQQRLEELERFKAFLDHSNDAIFLIEVPSATIVDVNDSSCRQLGRSRDELLMLSIFDVTDLESNQKAKNLICAGREGNGERALVETVLHRRDGSWFPAEITLDRMVFQDSVYAIAVARDIEKRKRAEEALRKSEKQYHTLAEASPIGIFYTDAEGEYRYVNDRWMEITGYSRYDALSLNLAWGDNPEDRAGVVKEWLATARKGYPFKAEYYFQRRDGRRVWLYNQVMAEKDDRGEVVGYVGTITDITDRKKAEEELRESEERRLRLQAQLEFAAEMQSKLLPQETPVVAGFEIAARCQSAYQVAGDFYDWQQTAPDLLTLTLGDVMGKGLAAAMLMATVRATLRAVVQEHQPAVAMQLAERVLRHDLDSSDSFVTLFFGQLDLARRSLTYVDCGHGLVFLRRAAGGVEELSTRGLPLGVFSTEGYQEGTVTFGAGDALVLYSDGLIDALPEQVLDHGTLAGQLAGATSAGEMVDRLVALVPPEVPLPDDMTVMVVRCQEGN
- the ercA gene encoding alcohol dehydrogenase-like regulatory protein ErcA gives rise to the protein MQGEFELRKFVAPEYIFGVGARSLAGRYARNLGGRKVLVVSDPGVVAAGWTGDVTASLEAEGLSFALFTDVSPNPRAEQVMAGAERYQAEKCNAIVAVGGGSPIDCAKGIGIVSSNKKHILLFKGVDQVQLPMPPLICVPTTGGTSADVSQFAIITDSLERIKIAIISKSVVPDLALIDPLTLTSMDPFLTACTGLDALTHGIEAFVSNASSPMTDLHALEAIRLLSKHLADSIRNPRDVELRIKIMEGSLLAGLAFSNAILGAAHAMAHSLGGEKDAPHGECNAILLDHVIEFNFPASPERFERIAEAMGLDLRGMTPSAKKNALLEKVREIKRAAGLDLVLNRLGVSRSDLPLLSDKALRDPCMMTNPRRPNRRDIEVIYEESL
- a CDS encoding nucleotidyltransferase family protein, translating into MKPSEALNVHRNEIRQLVERYRLRNARVFGSALHGRDTDGSDLDILVDPLPGTTLFDLGGLQVDLEERLGVPVEVLTPGDLPLKFRDHVLQEAKPI
- a CDS encoding DUF86 domain-containing protein; this translates as MTAKQRELRLSDFLEHVIEASALACSYIEGMDIEAFRADKKTQQAVILNLMVIGEAATQIINEYPEFVAEHPEVPWRQIRGMRNRMAHGYFEINLDIVWDTVQVSIPSMRENVQKLLTK